Proteins encoded in a region of the Canis lupus dingo isolate Sandy chromosome 17, ASM325472v2, whole genome shotgun sequence genome:
- the SELENBP1 gene encoding methanethiol oxidase, which produces MAKPASDNGIASVSAHSWQPSKDQSIPGSSMATQCGKCGPGYPSPLEAMKGPREEIVYLPCIYGNTGIEAPDYLATVDIDPKSPQYCQVIHRLPMPNLRDELHHSGWNACSSCFGDSTKSRTKLMLPCLMSSRIYVVDVGSDPRAPKLHKVIEAEDIHAKCGLGYVHTSHCLASGEVMISTLGDSKGNGKGGFVLLDGETFEVKGTWEQPGGAAPMGYDFWYQPRHNVMISTEWAAPNVFRDGFNPADVEAGLYGSHLHVWDWQRHEIIQTLTLQDGLIPLEIRFLHNPDAAQGFVGCALSSTIQRFYKNQGGTWSVEKVIQVPPKKVKGWMLPEMPGLITDILLSLDDRFLYFSNWLHGDLRQYDISDPQRPRLTGQLFLGGSIVKGGPVQVLEDQELKSQPEPLVVKGKKVPGGPQMIQLSLDGKRLYVTTSLYSAWDKQFYPDLIREGSVMLQIDVDTVKGGLKLNPNFLVDFGKEPLGPALAHELRYPGGDCSSDIWL; this is translated from the exons ATGG CAAAGCCTGCCTCGGACAACGGCATAGCTTCTGTCTCTGCTCACTCCTGGCAGCCCAGTAAGGATCAAAGCATACCAGGAAGCAGCATGG CTACACAATGTGGGAAGTGTGGACCTGGCTACCCCAGCCCTCTGGAGGCCATGAAAG GGCCCAGGGAGGAGATCGTCTACCTGCCCTGTATTTACGGAAACACTGGCATTGAGGCCCCAGATTATCTGGCCACCGTGGACATTGATCCCAAGTCTCCCCAGTATTGCCAG GTCATCCACCGGCTGCCCATGCCTAACCTGCGGGATGAGCTGCACCACTCAGGATGGAACGCCTGTAGCAGCTGCTTCGGAGACAGCACCAAGTCCCGCACCAAGCTGATGCTGCCCTGTCTCATGTCCTCCCGCATCTATGTGGTGGACGTGGGCTCTGATCCCCGTGCCCCGAAGCTACACAAG GTCATTGAGGCTGAGGACATCCATGCCAAGTGTGGCCTGGGCTATGTCCACACCAGCCACTGCCTGGCTAGTGGGGAGGTGATGATCAGCACCCTAGGAGACTCCAAGGGCAATGGCAAAG GGGGTTTCGTGCTGCTGGATGGAGAGACGTTCGAGGTGAAGGGGACATGGGAACAGCCTGGGGGAGCTGCACCTATGGGCTATGACTTCTGGTACCAGCCTCGACACAATGTCATGATCAGCACTGAATGGGCGGCTCCCAATGTCTTCAGAGATGGCTTCAACCCCGCTGACGTAGAGGCAG GGCTGTATGGAAGCCACTTACATGTGTGGGACTGGCAGCGCCATGAGATCATACAGACCCTGACTCTGCAGGACGGGCTTATCCCCCTGGAGATCCGCTTCCTGCACAACCCAGATGCGGCCCAGGGCTTTGTGGGCTGTGCCCTCAGCTCTACCATCCAGCGCTTCTACAAGAATCAG GGAGGTACTTGGTCAGTGGAGAAGGTGATCCAGGTGCCTCCCAAGAAAGTGAAGGGCTGGATGCTGCCCGAAATGCCAG GCCTGATCACGGACATCCTGCTGTCTCTGGATGACCGGTTCCTCTACTTCAGTAACTGGCTGCATGGGGACCTGCGGCAGTATGACATCTCTGACCCGCAGCGGCCCCGCCTCACAGGACAG CTATTCCTTGGGGGCAGCATTGTTAAGGGAGGGCCCGTGCAAGTGTTGGAGGACCAGGAGCTAAAATCCCAGCCAGAGCCCCTGGTGGTCAAG GGGAAAAAGGTACCTGGAGGCCCTCAGATGATCCAGCTTAGCCTAGACGGGAAGCGTCTGTACGTCACCACATCATTGTACAGTGCCTGGGACAAGCAGTTTTACCCTGACCTCATCAG GGAAGGCTCCGTGATGCTGCAGATTGATGTAGACACAGTAAAGGGAGGCCTGAAGTTGAACCCCAACTTCCTGGTGGACTTTGGGAAGGAGCCCCTAGGCCCAGCCCTGGCCCATGAGCTCCGCTACCCTGGGGGTGACTGCAGTTCTGACATTTGGCTCTGA